A genomic segment from Janthinobacterium sp. 64 encodes:
- the benC gene encoding benzoate 1,2-dioxygenase electron transfer component BenC, which produces MSHNIALQFEDGITRFISCNDNEKLSDAAYRQKINIPLDCRDGACGTCRGHCESGSYDLPASSYIEDALTPEEAAQGHILACQMRPTSDCVVKIPATSAACKTAVASHAGTVAAVRHLSPSTISFAIDLADPAALDFLPGQYVNVAIPGTSLTRSYSFSSAPGAAQAQFVVRNVPGGQMSGYLSDAAQPGAAASFAGPYGSFYLRPVQRPVLLLAGGTGIAPFLSMLGALSTHGFPQPVRMVYAVTNEHDLVELEQLARIAGAHPQFSYITCVAAADSAHARKGYATAHVEPAWMNGGDVDVYLCGPVAMVDAVRNWLNETGVTPANFYYEKFSASSGA; this is translated from the coding sequence ATGAGCCATAACATCGCCCTGCAATTCGAAGACGGGATCACCCGCTTCATTTCATGTAACGACAATGAAAAGCTGTCCGATGCGGCTTATCGCCAGAAAATCAACATCCCGCTCGACTGCCGCGACGGCGCTTGCGGCACCTGCCGCGGGCACTGCGAGTCGGGCAGCTACGACTTGCCCGCGTCGAGCTATATCGAGGATGCGCTGACGCCGGAAGAAGCGGCGCAAGGGCATATCCTGGCTTGCCAGATGCGCCCCACTTCCGACTGCGTGGTGAAGATCCCGGCCACCTCCGCCGCCTGCAAGACGGCCGTGGCCAGCCACGCCGGCACGGTGGCAGCGGTACGCCACCTGTCGCCATCGACGATTTCGTTTGCCATCGACCTGGCCGATCCTGCCGCGCTCGACTTCCTGCCGGGCCAGTACGTCAACGTGGCCATTCCGGGCACCAGCCTGACGCGTTCGTATTCGTTCAGCTCGGCCCCGGGCGCGGCCCAGGCACAGTTCGTGGTGCGCAATGTTCCCGGCGGACAGATGAGCGGCTACCTGAGCGACGCGGCCCAGCCGGGCGCAGCGGCCAGCTTCGCCGGTCCTTATGGCAGCTTCTACCTGCGACCCGTGCAACGCCCTGTCCTGCTGCTGGCGGGCGGTACCGGCATCGCACCCTTTTTGTCGATGCTGGGCGCCCTGTCCACGCACGGCTTTCCCCAGCCCGTGCGCATGGTCTACGCCGTCACCAATGAACACGACCTGGTGGAACTGGAACAGCTTGCCCGCATCGCCGGCGCGCATCCACAGTTTTCCTATATCACCTGCGTGGCCGCCGCCGACAGCGCGCATGCGCGCAAGGGTTATGCGACGGCCCACGTGGAGCCGGCATGGATGAACGGCGGCGATGTCGATGTGTACCTGTGCGGCCCCGTCGCCATGGTCGATGCGGTGCGCAACTGGCTCAATGAGACGGGTGTGACACCCGCCAACTTCTACTACGAGAAATTCTCGGCAAGCAGCGGAGCGTGA
- the catA gene encoding catechol 1,2-dioxygenase, which yields MTHNDIDTLVKSWIVDAAIRPANPRVQAIVLRLVGDLCKAMEDLDIQPAEFWTGLDFLSQAGASHELGLLTPGLGLERFMDIRADEAEAKAGLNGGTPRTIEGPLYVAGAPASEGFARLDDGSESAQAEVLLMQGTVYDQQGKPLPGAKVEVWHANLLGNYSYFDQSQSAFNLRRTIYADAQGRYQFRSIMPKGYGCPPGGSTQRLLDLLGRHGQRPAHIHFFISADGQRQLTTQINIDGDEYLWDDFAFASREGLVPAVTRISDPATLAAKDLQQPFASIDFDFHLYAETATAPTSQVDRSRAAA from the coding sequence ATGACACACAATGACATCGATACCCTGGTAAAAAGCTGGATCGTCGACGCCGCCATCCGCCCCGCCAACCCGCGCGTGCAAGCCATCGTGCTGCGCCTGGTAGGCGACCTGTGCAAGGCCATGGAAGACCTGGACATCCAGCCCGCCGAATTCTGGACCGGTCTCGATTTCCTGTCCCAGGCCGGCGCCTCGCACGAACTGGGCCTGCTGACGCCGGGCCTGGGCCTGGAGCGCTTCATGGATATCCGCGCCGACGAAGCCGAAGCCAAGGCGGGCCTGAACGGCGGCACGCCGCGCACCATCGAAGGTCCGCTGTATGTCGCCGGCGCCCCCGCAAGCGAAGGCTTTGCCCGTCTTGACGACGGCAGCGAAAGCGCGCAGGCAGAAGTGCTGCTGATGCAGGGCACCGTCTACGACCAGCAGGGCAAGCCGCTGCCGGGCGCCAAGGTGGAAGTCTGGCATGCCAACCTGCTGGGCAACTATTCGTACTTCGACCAGAGCCAGTCGGCCTTCAACCTGCGCCGCACCATCTACGCCGATGCACAGGGCCGCTACCAGTTCCGCAGCATCATGCCCAAGGGCTACGGCTGTCCTCCTGGCGGCAGCACGCAGCGCCTGCTCGACCTGCTGGGCCGTCATGGCCAGCGCCCTGCCCACATCCACTTTTTCATCAGTGCCGACGGCCAGCGCCAGCTGACCACGCAGATCAACATCGATGGCGATGAATACCTGTGGGACGACTTCGCCTTCGCCAGCCGCGAAGGCCTGGTGCCGGCCGTGACGCGCATCAGCGACCCGGCAACCCTGGCCGCGAAAGACCTGCAGCAGCCGTTCGCCTCGATCGACTTCGATTTCCACCTGTATGCGGAAACGGCCACGGCGCCGACCTCGCAAGTCGACCGCAGCCGCGCTGCTGCCTGA
- the pcaD gene encoding 3-oxoadipate enol-lactonase, with protein sequence MPIADINGLSLHYRSEGDPHKPCIVLSNSLGTDLSMWDAQAEALAPHFHVLRYDTRGHGASASPPGPYSVQMLGQDVAGLLDHLRIGQAHFCGLSMGGVIGQWLAIHAPQRLHKLVLANTAAKIGTQQGWATRARSVRQEGLDAIADGAAGRWFSPEFIAARPATIAAMLDKLRRQDPQGYASCCDALAEADLRGAIQDIAAPTLIIAGTLDPVTTIADALLMQQAIFHAELATVDASHLSNIEAELAITGRLLDFLRAD encoded by the coding sequence ATGCCAATCGCAGACATCAATGGACTATCGCTGCATTACCGCAGCGAAGGCGATCCGCACAAACCCTGCATAGTGCTGTCGAACTCACTGGGCACGGACCTGTCCATGTGGGATGCGCAAGCCGAAGCACTGGCGCCGCACTTCCACGTGCTGCGCTATGACACGCGCGGCCATGGCGCCTCGGCCAGTCCGCCCGGCCCCTACAGCGTGCAGATGCTGGGCCAGGATGTGGCAGGCCTGCTCGACCACCTGCGGATCGGCCAGGCGCATTTCTGCGGCCTGTCGATGGGCGGCGTGATCGGACAATGGCTGGCCATCCACGCGCCGCAGCGCCTGCACAAGCTGGTGCTGGCCAATACGGCCGCCAAAATCGGCACGCAGCAAGGGTGGGCCACCCGCGCGCGCAGCGTGCGCCAGGAAGGACTCGACGCCATCGCGGACGGTGCGGCCGGACGCTGGTTCAGCCCGGAATTCATCGCCGCGCGCCCGGCCACCATCGCCGCCATGCTCGACAAGCTGCGCCGGCAGGATCCGCAAGGCTACGCCAGCTGCTGCGACGCGCTGGCCGAGGCCGACCTGCGCGGCGCCATCCAGGACATCGCCGCGCCCACGCTGATCATCGCCGGCACGCTCGATCCCGTCACCACCATCGCCGATGCCTTGCTGATGCAGCAGGCTATCTTCCATGCGGAATTGGCCACGGTCGACGCGTCGCACCTGTCGAACATCGAAGCGGAACTGGCCATTACGGGACGACTGCTCGATTTCCTGCGCGCAGACTAA
- the benB gene encoding benzoate 1,2-dioxygenase small subunit — MTAIAQHDIASFLYRESRLLDDEQWDDWLDCYHPDAQFWMPAWDDDDTLVTDPQREISLIFYPTRQGLEDRVFRIKTERSSATMPDTRTSHNIANIELESQDGAICTVRFNWHTLSHRYKRDYSYFGMSRYVIDFSGAQPLILNKYVVLKNDYINQVIDVYHI, encoded by the coding sequence ATGACCGCCATCGCGCAGCACGACATCGCCAGTTTCCTGTACCGCGAAAGCCGCCTGCTGGACGACGAACAATGGGACGACTGGCTCGATTGCTATCACCCGGATGCGCAGTTCTGGATGCCGGCCTGGGACGATGACGACACCCTGGTCACCGATCCGCAGCGCGAAATCTCGCTGATCTTCTATCCGACCCGCCAGGGCCTGGAAGACCGCGTCTTCCGCATCAAGACCGAGCGTTCCAGCGCCACCATGCCGGACACGCGCACCAGCCATAACATCGCCAACATCGAGCTGGAAAGCCAGGACGGCGCCATCTGCACGGTGCGCTTCAACTGGCACACGCTGAGCCATCGCTACAAGCGCGACTACAGCTATTTCGGCATGTCGCGCTACGTCATCGATTTTTCCGGTGCACAGCCGCTGATCCTGAACAAATATGTCGTCCTGAAAAACGACTACATCAACCAGGTCATCGACGTGTACCACATTTAA
- the catC gene encoding muconolactone Delta-isomerase — translation MLFHVRMDVRLPPDMPADRADLLKKEEKALAQRLQEQGQWRHLWRIAGQYANVSIFDVAGNEELHALLLSLPLYPYMQIEVTPLCRHPSSIRANDL, via the coding sequence ATGCTGTTCCACGTGAGGATGGATGTAAGACTGCCGCCCGACATGCCGGCCGACCGGGCCGACTTGCTGAAAAAAGAAGAAAAGGCGCTGGCGCAGCGCCTGCAGGAACAGGGCCAGTGGCGCCACCTGTGGCGCATCGCCGGCCAGTACGCCAACGTCAGCATCTTCGACGTGGCTGGCAACGAAGAGCTGCACGCGCTGCTGCTGTCGCTGCCGCTGTACCCCTACATGCAGATCGAAGTGACGCCGCTGTGCCGGCATCCATCCTCGATCCGCGCCAACGACCTTTAA
- the benA gene encoding benzoate 1,2-dioxygenase large subunit, with the protein MIPIHPYRPAVAAAPDLDALLVEDQASGDHRLHRSAFTDEALFELEMKHIFEGNWIYLAHESQIANNNDYYTTHIGRQPVFIARNRQGELNAFINACSHRGAQLCRHKRGNKATYTCPFHGWTFNNSGKLLKVKDPENAGYPECFNKEGSHDLKKVARFANYKGFLFGSLNDDVAPLEEFLGEAGKIIDMIVNQSPDGLEVLRGASTYTFEGNWKLQAENGADGYHVSAVHWNYAATTNRRKEQAAQREDKIRAMDAGNWGRQGGGFYAFKQGHMLLWTQWANPEDRPNFARHADYARQFGKPTADWMISRSRNLCLYPNVYLMDQFGSQIRLLRPISVDKTEVTIYCIAPKGEDDEARARRIRQYEDFFNVSGMATPDDLEEFRACQQGYAGSAMPWNDMCRGATHWIAGADAAAQEIGLEPIMSGARTEDEGLYTVQHRYWLDVMKRALAAEGEQP; encoded by the coding sequence ATGATCCCCATCCACCCCTACCGGCCCGCCGTGGCGGCGGCGCCCGACCTGGACGCCCTGCTGGTCGAAGACCAGGCGAGCGGCGACCACCGCCTGCACCGCAGCGCCTTCACCGATGAAGCGCTGTTCGAACTCGAGATGAAGCACATCTTCGAAGGCAACTGGATCTATCTGGCGCATGAAAGCCAGATCGCCAACAACAACGACTACTACACCACGCATATCGGCCGCCAGCCCGTCTTCATCGCGCGCAACCGGCAAGGTGAGCTGAACGCCTTCATCAACGCCTGCAGCCATCGCGGCGCGCAGCTGTGCCGCCACAAGCGGGGCAACAAGGCCACCTACACCTGCCCGTTCCACGGCTGGACCTTCAACAACAGCGGCAAGCTGCTGAAGGTAAAAGACCCGGAGAACGCGGGCTATCCGGAATGCTTCAACAAGGAAGGCTCGCACGACCTGAAAAAAGTCGCGCGCTTCGCCAACTACAAGGGTTTTCTGTTCGGCAGCCTGAACGACGATGTGGCGCCACTCGAAGAATTCCTCGGCGAGGCTGGCAAGATCATCGACATGATCGTCAACCAGTCGCCGGACGGCCTGGAAGTGCTGCGCGGCGCCTCCACCTATACCTTCGAAGGCAACTGGAAGCTGCAGGCGGAAAATGGCGCGGACGGCTATCACGTCTCGGCCGTGCACTGGAACTATGCCGCCACCACCAACCGCCGCAAGGAGCAGGCGGCGCAGCGCGAAGACAAGATCCGCGCCATGGATGCGGGCAACTGGGGCCGCCAGGGCGGCGGCTTCTACGCCTTCAAGCAAGGCCACATGCTGCTGTGGACGCAATGGGCGAATCCGGAAGACCGGCCCAACTTCGCGCGCCACGCGGACTACGCGCGCCAGTTCGGCAAGCCGACGGCGGACTGGATGATCAGCCGTTCGCGCAATCTGTGCCTGTATCCGAACGTCTACCTGATGGACCAGTTCGGCTCGCAAATCCGTTTGCTGCGCCCGATCTCCGTCGACAAGACGGAAGTGACGATCTACTGCATTGCGCCGAAGGGCGAGGACGACGAAGCGCGTGCGCGGCGCATCCGCCAGTACGAAGACTTCTTCAACGTCAGCGGCATGGCCACGCCGGACGACCTGGAAGAATTCCGCGCCTGCCAGCAAGGCTATGCAGGCAGCGCCATGCCATGGAACGACATGTGCCGCGGCGCCACGCACTGGATCGCCGGCGCCGACGCGGCGGCACAGGAAATCGGCCTGGAGCCAATCATGAGTGGCGCGCGCACCGAGGATGAAGGCCTGTACACGGTACAGCACCGCTACTGGCTCGACGTCATGAAACGGGCGCTGGCGGCAGAAGGAGAACAGCCATGA
- a CDS encoding 1,6-dihydroxycyclohexa-2,4-diene-1-carboxylate dehydrogenase, translating to MSDRQRFSNKVVLVTGAAQGIGRGVALRAAREGAQLVLADRADLVEQVAAEALALGARVSVCKADLEHYAGARQLAELAMADFGRIDVLINNVGGTIWAQPFEVYREEQIEAEIRRSLFPTLWCCRAVLPAMLEQGGGAIVNVSSIATRSIYRVPYAAAKGGVNALTASLALENAQHGIRVNAIATGGTEAPPRAIPRNSTPLNEQELRWYQGIVDQTIASSAMHRYGSIDEQVGAILFLASDEASYITGSVLPVGGGDQG from the coding sequence ATGAGTGATCGTCAACGATTTTCCAACAAGGTCGTGCTGGTAACGGGCGCAGCGCAAGGCATAGGCCGCGGCGTCGCGCTGCGCGCCGCGCGCGAAGGCGCGCAGCTGGTACTGGCCGATCGCGCCGATCTGGTCGAACAGGTGGCCGCCGAAGCGCTTGCCCTGGGGGCGCGCGTCAGCGTCTGCAAGGCCGATCTGGAACACTATGCGGGCGCGCGCCAGCTGGCCGAACTGGCCATGGCCGATTTCGGCCGCATCGACGTATTGATCAACAATGTGGGCGGCACCATCTGGGCACAGCCTTTCGAGGTCTACCGGGAAGAACAGATCGAAGCGGAAATCCGCCGTTCGCTGTTCCCCACTCTCTGGTGCTGCCGCGCGGTGCTGCCGGCCATGCTGGAACAGGGCGGCGGCGCCATCGTCAATGTCTCGTCGATCGCCACGCGCAGCATCTACCGCGTGCCGTACGCGGCAGCCAAGGGTGGCGTGAATGCGCTGACGGCCAGCCTGGCGCTGGAAAACGCGCAACACGGCATCCGCGTCAACGCCATCGCCACGGGCGGCACGGAAGCGCCGCCGCGCGCGATTCCGCGCAACAGCACGCCCCTCAATGAGCAGGAACTGCGCTGGTACCAGGGCATCGTCGACCAGACCATCGCCAGCAGCGCCATGCACCGCTACGGCAGCATCGATGAACAAGTGGGCGCGATCCTGTTTCTCGCCTCGGATGAAGCGTCGTACATCACGGGCAGCGTGCTGCCTGTCGGTGGCGGCGATCAGGGATAA